Sequence from the Desulfovibrio sp. TomC genome:
CCACCAGATGAATGGGCGCAAAAATTTCCAGCACCAGGGTCCTTGGCGTCAGGTTGCCGAGCATCCAGGCCAGCAGGTCGCGGCCTTCCGGCGACAGGCAGGTGAGCGTGCGGTGCAGGTGGGTGCGGTCCTTGGGCGGGCCTTCTGAGCCAAAGGGCGAATAGACGTGGAGCATGGCCGTTTTGGCTATGAGCCCGGGGTCGTCGGTCGGCAGCTTATGGCCCATGGCCAGCATGTGGCCGAGGTCCAGGCACAGGCCGCAGCCCAGTTCCCGGGCCAGGGCCAGATTGTCGGCCGGGGAGGCGGTGTCGGTATTTTCCAAGAGCAACGTGGCCGGGTCGCGGCCGCCGGCGGCAAAGGCCCGGACAAAATCGGCCAGCGCCCCGGCATCGGCCGGGGGATGGAGCACGAAGGCCCAGGGGTTTAAGTGGGCCGTCATGTCGAGCAGGCCTTCCATCACGGCATAGACCGTGTCGCCGCCAAGCCGCCAGGGCAGATCAAGGGGCAGGTGGAGATGATAGGTCAGACCGTAGGTCTTTTGCGGCAGGTCGCCTGGGCCATAGGCCAGGCACGAGTGCAGCTCCAGAAGGTAGAGGCCGACTTCGGGAACATTGCGGGCCAGCCGGCGGCAATTGACCAGGGCGGTTTCCGGCCACACGCAGCTCGGGGCAGCCAGACGCCAGGAAAAACGGGAGTTGCATTTTTGTAACATCATAAAATCTGGGCAAAAAAAAGTAACAGGTTTAGACTTGAGGGTTTCCCGGGCCGGGAGTATGGATTGCGGGTTGCCGGGCGGTCCCGGCGGCGGCCTGGACGATTATGCCCGGCCGTCCGTTTTCCGGAGTAGTGTTCCCATGCGACAGATTCGTGATTTCATGCAGCATATGTTCAATCCGCTGCACGTGTATTGTCGGCTAAAAGACCTGGGCGTGGCCGCGCCTACGGCCCACCGCGTCACCCGCGCTTACGAGCGCCTGGTGTGGCGACGCATCTGGTAATCAGCCTCCCCCAAACAAATCAAGCTGCTTGGCCTGACTGACGGTGCGGGCCTTTAGGGCCAGCCGTCGCACCCCGCCCAAGGGCAGGGTGTCCAAAAAACGTGATCGCCGCAACATGAGCTTTCGTCCAAACAG
This genomic interval carries:
- the cbiR gene encoding cobamide remodeling phosphodiesterase CbiR, which produces MMLQKCNSRFSWRLAAPSCVWPETALVNCRRLARNVPEVGLYLLELHSCLAYGPGDLPQKTYGLTYHLHLPLDLPWRLGGDTVYAVMEGLLDMTAHLNPWAFVLHPPADAGALADFVRAFAAGGRDPATLLLENTDTASPADNLALARELGCGLCLDLGHMLAMGHKLPTDDPGLIAKTAMLHVYSPFGSEGPPKDRTHLHRTLTCLSPEGRDLLAWMLGNLTPRTLVLEIFAPIHLVESLACIEAISDAVTPPVAGNAA